In a genomic window of Prochlorococcus marinus subsp. marinus str. CCMP1375:
- a CDS encoding DUF565 domain-containing protein, which produces MMKIYNTNYNSFIKYITGFISKALFGPWKVRSIGLISLLVGYYLASILTTYFLVLFTQRSLVVIPLVILVEISVRLRRALLNNQKESYLLILDNIRIGITYAVVLEAFKLGS; this is translated from the coding sequence ATGATGAAGATCTATAATACAAACTACAATTCCTTTATTAAATATATAACAGGATTTATTTCAAAAGCATTATTTGGTCCCTGGAAAGTTAGGTCGATAGGATTAATATCATTACTTGTTGGTTATTATTTAGCGTCAATATTAACAACCTACTTTTTAGTTTTATTTACACAAAGATCTTTAGTAGTTATTCCACTAGTTATTTTAGTTGAAATTTCTGTCAGATTAAGAAGGGCTCTATTAAATAATCAAAAAGAATCTTATTTATTGATTTTAGATAACATTAGAATTGGTATCACCTATGCAGTTGTACTAGAAGCATTCAAACTTGGTTCATAA
- a CDS encoding ATP-dependent metallopeptidase FtsH/Yme1/Tma family protein — MASSFISENNSKTPSYSQLLNDIQTGEVQSLVLIPARRQVKAIYKNGESFIVSIFPNDQLILRTAELSATDLVVKDISSEEAAASITASISTFIIFLIFCSFILKKSLGLLGKNLSFFAGNTKINDPSSIDTKFQDVAGIPEAVDEVREIVSFLSNPEIYTKMGARLPKGFLLVGPPGTGKTLLAKAIAGEANVPFISTTASEFVELFVGIGATRVRSVFAQAKEKKPCIIFIDEIDAIGRQRGIGLGGGNDEREQTLNQLLTEMDGFTDNSGIIVIAATNRADILDQALIRPGRFDRVINVNLPDRKGRLQILSIHSLSKPLSEEVDLNDWANKTVGFSGAELCNLLNEAAIIAARDNQSSIGTRQLNKSIDKITIGQLTNHGNSYIHQKIIAYNEAGKALLAYLTKCTDKVDKITILRRPNDIGGFTRLIPSDENLDSGIAHKKYLFSKLIVALGGRAMETIVFGESELTQISCNNLKQATIIAREMVMQYGFSSLGLISIPTNSVPNYLGRELLRSKSIYANKTTKAIDGQVRLLLKRAMSIALEKLNPQRKVADQIVNELIYEESISSKRFNEILSDNGL, encoded by the coding sequence GTGGCCTCAAGCTTTATATCAGAGAATAATTCTAAGACTCCTAGCTATAGCCAGCTTCTTAACGATATTCAAACCGGAGAGGTTCAATCGTTAGTTCTTATCCCAGCACGAAGACAAGTTAAAGCTATTTATAAAAATGGAGAATCATTTATAGTTTCAATCTTTCCTAATGATCAATTAATATTACGTACCGCTGAGCTTTCAGCGACAGATCTGGTTGTAAAGGATATTTCATCAGAAGAAGCAGCAGCATCAATAACTGCCTCAATTTCAACTTTTATCATATTTCTTATTTTCTGTAGTTTTATATTAAAAAAATCACTAGGTTTGCTTGGAAAAAATCTTTCCTTTTTTGCAGGGAATACAAAAATAAATGACCCATCAAGTATAGATACTAAATTTCAAGATGTAGCTGGAATACCAGAAGCAGTAGATGAAGTAAGAGAAATCGTTTCCTTTTTGTCTAATCCAGAGATATATACCAAAATGGGCGCAAGATTACCTAAAGGTTTTCTTTTAGTTGGCCCTCCTGGAACTGGCAAAACTCTTTTAGCTAAAGCAATAGCAGGAGAAGCAAATGTCCCTTTCATTTCAACTACTGCTTCCGAATTTGTTGAACTATTTGTAGGAATAGGGGCAACAAGAGTTAGAAGTGTTTTTGCACAGGCGAAGGAGAAAAAGCCCTGCATCATTTTTATAGATGAAATTGATGCAATTGGAAGACAAAGGGGAATAGGCCTTGGAGGAGGTAATGACGAAAGAGAACAAACCTTAAATCAATTACTCACAGAAATGGATGGATTCACAGATAATTCTGGAATTATTGTTATAGCAGCTACTAATAGGGCAGATATTCTGGACCAAGCCTTAATAAGACCAGGACGATTTGATCGAGTGATTAATGTCAATCTTCCAGACAGGAAAGGTAGATTGCAAATACTGTCGATACATTCACTGTCCAAACCTTTATCAGAAGAGGTTGATTTAAATGATTGGGCTAATAAGACAGTGGGTTTTTCTGGAGCCGAACTTTGTAATTTATTAAATGAAGCAGCTATTATTGCGGCAAGAGATAATCAATCCTCAATCGGAACAAGACAATTAAACAAATCCATAGATAAAATTACAATTGGACAACTTACAAATCATGGTAATAGCTATATTCACCAAAAAATAATTGCTTACAATGAAGCTGGTAAAGCATTATTGGCCTACTTAACAAAATGTACAGATAAGGTAGATAAAATAACTATTCTAAGAAGACCAAATGATATAGGAGGTTTTACGCGGTTAATTCCATCAGATGAAAATCTTGACAGTGGTATAGCTCATAAAAAATATTTATTTTCAAAGCTAATTGTAGCCCTAGGAGGAAGGGCTATGGAAACAATTGTTTTTGGCGAATCGGAATTAACACAGATTTCATGTAATAATTTAAAACAAGCAACTATTATTGCTCGTGAAATGGTTATGCAATATGGCTTCTCAAGCCTTGGCTTGATATCAATTCCTACCAATAGTGTTCCTAATTATTTGGGAAGGGAGTTATTACGATCGAAGTCTATTTATGCTAATAAAACAACAAAGGCTATTGACGGACAAGTAAGACTTTTACTTAAAAGAGCTATGTCAATAGCTTTAGAAAAACTTAATCCTCAAAGGAAAGTTGCAGATCAAATTGTCAATGAGTTGATTTATGAGGAGTCTATATCCTCTAAGAGATTTAACGAAATTCTTTCAGATAATGGCCTATAA
- a CDS encoding ribonuclease catalytic domain-containing protein: MVHKRAFTRKCLIESKSILGRDIISNKDHHKYKDITNLKTYTIDDPNTIEIDDAISLEKRGDKCFLWIHIANPAETISLNSALAQEAMIRSSTIYLAESISYMFPKELIREKISLVQGKESLAISLKLELSDKGDINSFSIERTKIKPDYKLSYEEANEILDYQPKEETELIIFYNLINQHYNNRIKQGAIIIEESEGIIFKKDNYYQHKIRKMSPSRRLISESMIIYGELIAEYCFSKKIVIFYRNQSPATLVDIKKLKFFNNNHVKNYILKSSLGKSNIEIKPKKHYSLALNKYSQATSPLRRYCDFINQHQLLSYFNNKKQLSEVEMLSILDKVKLSQTQNIQLTRANKRNSILSYLEHTKKKKWNVIFMRWMVKKEKLALLYFSDIYLDIVCSLNGYDQDLLGYEFIIHLDQLDSGLDIIKVTAINYN; this comes from the coding sequence ATGGTACATAAAAGAGCATTTACTAGAAAATGCTTAATAGAAAGTAAATCAATCTTAGGCCGTGACATTATAAGTAACAAGGATCATCATAAATATAAGGATATTACTAACCTAAAAACCTATACCATAGACGACCCCAATACTATAGAAATAGACGATGCTATCTCATTAGAAAAAAGAGGAGATAAATGTTTTCTATGGATACATATTGCTAATCCAGCAGAAACTATCAGTTTAAATAGCGCATTGGCTCAAGAAGCTATGATTAGGTCAAGTACTATTTATCTAGCAGAATCGATAAGTTATATGTTTCCTAAGGAACTTATTCGGGAAAAAATAAGTTTAGTTCAAGGGAAAGAATCGCTTGCTATTAGTCTAAAATTAGAGTTAAGTGATAAAGGTGATATTAATAGTTTCTCAATAGAAAGAACAAAGATTAAACCAGATTATAAGCTTAGTTATGAAGAGGCTAACGAAATTCTAGATTATCAACCTAAGGAAGAAACTGAATTGATTATATTTTATAATCTTATAAACCAGCATTACAATAATAGAATTAAACAAGGAGCAATAATTATAGAAGAGTCTGAAGGCATAATATTTAAGAAGGATAACTACTATCAACATAAAATAAGAAAAATGAGTCCATCAAGAAGACTTATTAGTGAGTCAATGATAATTTACGGAGAACTAATTGCAGAATATTGCTTTTCAAAGAAAATAGTTATTTTTTATAGAAATCAATCTCCAGCTACATTAGTGGATATAAAAAAGCTTAAATTCTTTAATAATAATCATGTAAAGAATTATATTTTAAAAAGTAGTTTAGGGAAATCTAATATTGAAATAAAACCTAAAAAGCATTATAGCCTTGCTTTAAATAAATATTCTCAGGCTACCTCACCTTTAAGAAGGTATTGTGATTTTATAAATCAACACCAATTGTTATCATATTTCAATAATAAGAAGCAATTGTCCGAGGTTGAAATGCTTTCAATCCTAGATAAAGTTAAGTTATCTCAAACACAAAACATACAGTTAACAAGAGCAAATAAAAGAAATTCTATATTATCTTATTTAGAGCATACAAAGAAAAAAAAATGGAATGTGATCTTTATGAGATGGATGGTCAAAAAAGAAAAGCTAGCATTACTTTACTTTTCAGATATTTATCTTGACATAGTATGTTCTCTAAATGGTTATGATCAGGACTTACTTGGCTATGAGTTCATAATTCATTTAGACCAACTAGATTCTGGTCTAGATATAATTAAAGTAACTGCTATAAACTATAATTGA
- a CDS encoding HAD family hydrolase encodes MEALNTVFWDLDGTIANTEMSGHRIAFNLAFSEYSLMWNWDEELYIRLLSIGGGLSRIIKYFEEINTYLSLEQAKLIHKRKQFHYNSLVSAGKLDLRIGVSRLINELYSKNVKQWIVTTSSILAVNAILNRYFPNHKLLFSGIISGEDVNCHKPDSEAYDLALKRSNSLPQNSLAIEDSIIGCQAAKSAQLKCIMTLSPWIKSAPRSTPHADLVVDHLGDNHMSSKIFYGHTKESMINYSCLYSILNGKI; translated from the coding sequence ATGGAAGCCTTAAATACCGTTTTTTGGGATCTTGATGGAACAATAGCCAATACAGAGATGTCTGGCCATAGGATAGCATTCAATTTAGCATTCTCAGAATATTCATTAATGTGGAACTGGGATGAAGAGCTATATATAAGGCTATTATCGATAGGAGGAGGTCTTAGCAGAATAATTAAATATTTTGAAGAAATTAATACATATTTATCCCTTGAACAGGCTAAGCTAATACATAAAAGAAAACAATTTCACTATAATTCATTAGTAAGTGCTGGTAAATTAGATTTACGAATAGGAGTTAGTCGATTAATAAATGAACTCTATTCTAAAAATGTTAAGCAATGGATTGTTACGACATCAAGCATTTTAGCTGTCAATGCAATACTTAATAGATATTTTCCAAATCATAAACTCTTATTTTCCGGAATTATTTCTGGAGAAGATGTTAATTGCCATAAACCTGACTCTGAAGCTTATGATTTGGCATTAAAAAGAAGTAATTCCTTGCCACAAAATTCATTAGCTATAGAGGACTCTATAATTGGTTGTCAGGCTGCTAAATCAGCTCAATTAAAGTGTATTATGACATTATCCCCTTGGATAAAGTCCGCCCCTAGATCAACTCCACATGCTGATTTAGTGGTAGATCACCTTGGAGACAATCACATGTCATCCAAAATATTTTATGGACATACTAAAGAATCTATGATTAATTATTCTTGTCTTTACTCCATACTTAATGGCAAAATATGA
- the metG gene encoding methionine--tRNA ligase produces MTITITTPLYYVNDKPHLGSTYTTIACDAFARYKKLNGNNVVFITGVDEHGQKIERTAKANNISPSDHCSKIASQYEMLWKKWSISNDKFIRTTSSQHKTLVEKFFHRVDQNGDIRLGRQQGWYCVGCEEYKDDPPGAKDPICSTHKMPLEWRDEENLFFCLSKYQTKIENLISQPNFVQPISRRNEIINFVSKGLKDFSISRVNISWGIPVPGFKGHTFYVWFDALLGYLSGLQTKGEVELDELNNYGWPADVHVIGKDILRFHAVYWPAMLMSAGLDLPHRVFGHGFLTREGNKMGKSLGNVLDPELLLDKYGEDPVRWYLLSDIKFGQDGDFQEKRFIDLTNNDLANTIGNLLNRTSSMSRKWFSNCVPNIHKENENNELKLLASKTISDVINYYEQLSFKEACKAILDLASSSNLYLNDNEPWKLIKQNSERELVSYHLYNVLESCRIVATLIAPVLPNLSRKILNQLGFFDSLQSWEHQLVWGVLEKGQELPEPSPIIPRLE; encoded by the coding sequence GTGACTATTACAATCACAACTCCTCTATATTATGTAAATGATAAACCACATCTAGGTAGCACTTATACAACGATTGCATGCGATGCATTTGCAAGATATAAAAAACTTAATGGCAATAACGTTGTTTTTATTACTGGTGTTGATGAGCACGGCCAGAAAATTGAAAGGACAGCAAAGGCTAACAATATTAGTCCTTCTGATCATTGCAGCAAAATAGCAAGTCAATATGAGATGCTTTGGAAAAAGTGGTCTATATCTAACGATAAGTTCATTCGAACAACATCATCACAACACAAAACATTAGTTGAGAAATTCTTTCACCGAGTCGATCAAAATGGAGATATTAGATTAGGGCGACAGCAGGGATGGTATTGCGTTGGCTGCGAGGAATATAAGGATGATCCACCAGGGGCAAAAGATCCAATTTGTTCAACACATAAGATGCCACTTGAATGGCGAGACGAAGAGAACCTCTTTTTTTGTCTGTCAAAATATCAAACAAAAATTGAAAACCTTATCTCACAACCAAACTTTGTCCAACCAATATCACGTAGAAATGAAATTATCAATTTCGTTTCTAAAGGGCTTAAGGATTTTTCAATCTCTCGAGTAAATATAAGCTGGGGTATCCCAGTACCAGGATTTAAAGGACATACTTTCTATGTATGGTTTGATGCACTTTTAGGATATTTGTCAGGCTTACAAACAAAAGGAGAAGTAGAACTAGATGAACTCAATAACTATGGATGGCCAGCAGATGTTCATGTGATTGGAAAAGATATTTTAAGATTCCATGCTGTCTACTGGCCAGCAATGCTTATGTCAGCAGGTTTGGACCTACCTCACAGGGTTTTTGGACATGGTTTCCTAACCAGAGAAGGTAATAAAATGGGAAAATCCCTTGGAAATGTACTTGACCCTGAATTACTCCTCGATAAATATGGGGAGGATCCCGTAAGATGGTACTTATTAAGTGATATTAAATTTGGACAAGATGGTGATTTTCAGGAAAAGAGATTTATAGATCTAACAAATAATGATCTAGCAAATACTATAGGCAATTTATTAAATAGAACTTCTTCTATGTCAAGAAAGTGGTTTAGCAATTGTGTTCCAAATATTCACAAGGAAAATGAAAATAATGAACTTAAGCTTCTTGCCTCTAAAACAATTAGCGATGTAATTAATTATTATGAGCAATTATCATTCAAAGAAGCATGCAAGGCAATTCTAGATTTGGCCTCTTCTTCTAATTTATATTTAAATGATAATGAACCTTGGAAGCTTATAAAGCAAAACTCCGAAAGAGAACTAGTTTCTTATCATTTATACAATGTTTTAGAAAGCTGTCGTATTGTTGCAACTCTAATAGCCCCAGTGCTTCCTAACTTAAGCAGAAAGATACTTAATCAATTAGGTTTTTTTGATAGTCTTCAGTCCTGGGAGCACCAACTTGTTTGGGGTGTATTAGAAAAGGGTCAGGAATTACCAGAACCATCGCCAATAATTCCTAGATTAGAATGA
- the rpmF gene encoding 50S ribosomal protein L32, with protein MAVPKKKTSKGKRNQRHAVWKAKAGDAAQKALSLGKSILSGRAQGFVYPIQEEDSEE; from the coding sequence ATGGCAGTTCCAAAGAAAAAGACTTCTAAAGGCAAACGGAATCAAAGACATGCTGTCTGGAAGGCTAAAGCTGGGGATGCAGCTCAAAAGGCTCTTTCTCTAGGCAAATCAATCTTAAGTGGCCGAGCCCAGGGCTTTGTATACCCCATTCAAGAAGAGGATAGTGAGGAATAG
- a CDS encoding bifunctional adenosylcobinamide kinase/adenosylcobinamide-phosphate guanylyltransferase: protein MINKRNKNNLILVSGPIKSGKSRWAEKLIFKEKNVTYIATHEVIYDNKDWIERIRLHKQRRPSHWQLIETSDISSSLKSIDKGNSILIDSLGGVVSKYLNYDSVKWNTYSSLIIEKLTKFEGVIVIVAEEIGWGVSPYTESGNIFRDRLSELTEKLDTYAKQSWLVIHGRAINISINSSRI from the coding sequence ATGATCAACAAACGTAATAAGAATAACTTAATATTAGTTTCAGGGCCAATAAAAAGTGGTAAAAGCAGATGGGCCGAAAAACTAATATTTAAAGAAAAGAATGTAACATATATTGCTACACATGAGGTAATCTATGATAATAAAGACTGGATAGAAAGAATAAGATTACATAAACAAAGAAGACCATCACATTGGCAATTAATTGAGACTTCAGACATATCATCATCACTAAAATCTATCGATAAGGGAAATTCTATATTAATAGATTCACTAGGAGGAGTAGTTTCCAAATATCTAAATTACGACAGCGTAAAATGGAACACTTACTCAAGCTTAATTATAGAAAAACTTACAAAATTTGAAGGAGTGATTGTTATAGTTGCTGAAGAAATTGGTTGGGGAGTATCCCCTTATACAGAATCAGGTAATATTTTTAGAGACCGTTTGAGTGAATTAACAGAAAAATTAGATACTTATGCAAAACAAAGTTGGCTGGTAATTCATGGACGAGCAATAAATATCTCAATTAATAGTTCTCGTATATAA
- a CDS encoding cofactor assembly of complex C subunit B, with protein sequence MRKSSTIAFSIGLLMIVLTLINNLSIHEVTPTLQRAEIIAALTSISIILVGFLQLDENPIKKSNSNLVGFEGFIINEDLSFEVRNELAWGTQMILTATASCTVLIYNNNQTILKRGLLSETEFSPGTICLSSTKKGKYISLVNTKFYPGKVEFDSIIKDLPSIMVFPIKSNSWLIVGGWSERCFTKSDEVWIDGWSKKISKML encoded by the coding sequence ATGCGTAAGTCTTCCACGATAGCCTTCTCTATAGGTTTATTAATGATAGTTCTAACATTAATAAACAACCTTAGTATTCACGAAGTAACTCCAACCTTGCAAAGAGCAGAAATTATCGCAGCATTAACATCGATTTCTATTATTTTAGTTGGTTTTCTTCAATTAGATGAAAATCCAATTAAGAAATCTAATAGTAACTTGGTAGGTTTTGAGGGTTTTATTATTAATGAAGATTTGTCTTTCGAAGTTAGGAATGAATTGGCCTGGGGAACTCAGATGATACTTACAGCAACAGCTTCATGTACAGTTCTGATTTACAATAATAATCAAACAATTTTAAAAAGAGGACTTTTAAGCGAAACTGAATTTTCTCCTGGAACAATTTGCCTTAGCTCAACAAAGAAAGGAAAGTATATTTCACTGGTAAATACAAAGTTTTATCCAGGAAAAGTAGAATTTGATAGTATCATTAAGGACTTGCCCTCTATTATGGTTTTCCCAATAAAGTCGAACAGCTGGTTAATTGTCGGAGGATGGTCTGAAAGATGCTTCACTAAATCAGACGAGGTATGGATAGATGGTTGGTCTAAAAAGATAAGTAAAATGTTATAA
- the lptC gene encoding LPS export ABC transporter periplasmic protein LptC translates to MYSIIFKLFIALGLVGCSSEQSKVKQPSFKFTNINLEQLDNNGNKQFSFTTKKAEIVEISKSLTAKEPVLIFYQGNKPYYKIQSNKASLINNGQLITLKNKVTMQSINNTNLNLLTDLIKWDKDNSRAELSGSIISRINGSMFRSSKAVYDHTNNTIEFIGIKKFTFSDKSLSKTIKVKADKAIWYANQNRLYFSSNDSQVRTSIDFSDILKNL, encoded by the coding sequence ATGTATAGCATTATATTTAAATTATTTATAGCTCTAGGATTAGTTGGTTGTTCTTCCGAACAATCTAAGGTTAAGCAGCCATCATTCAAATTTACCAATATAAACCTTGAGCAATTAGATAATAATGGTAATAAACAGTTTTCATTTACTACAAAGAAAGCAGAAATAGTTGAAATTTCTAAATCTCTAACGGCTAAAGAACCAGTACTCATATTCTATCAAGGTAATAAGCCATATTATAAAATTCAATCAAATAAAGCTTCACTAATTAATAATGGACAATTAATTACACTAAAAAATAAAGTGACTATGCAATCTATTAATAATACGAATTTAAATTTATTAACTGATCTTATAAAATGGGATAAAGATAATTCCAGGGCAGAACTATCTGGATCGATCATCTCACGCATTAATGGTTCTATGTTTAGATCAAGTAAGGCAGTTTACGACCATACTAATAATACTATTGAGTTTATCGGTATAAAGAAATTTACTTTTAGCGATAAATCATTGTCTAAAACAATAAAAGTTAAAGCGGATAAAGCAATTTGGTATGCAAATCAAAATAGATTGTATTTTAGTTCGAACGATTCTCAAGTAAGAACTTCAATAGACTTTTCAGATATCTTAAAGAATTTATAA
- a CDS encoding DUF2939 domain-containing protein encodes MKNNKIPFLASPLLLLFPLISGSYIYLTPYLAIFNFKQAIDKNDTEKASKFIDYNSLRISLTNQLVPELQKRTNSKLADSPFADIKIMVLNPIIKSVVESTVTATITPRGLSLLLNQGKLTKTKSSNKLHNKKNNYESKLNQKDKADIKLYYSNINKFVLSSKVKNSNQEIKAHWIRYNLFKWKLNSIELPTSLTVNNQ; translated from the coding sequence ATGAAAAATAATAAAATTCCTTTCCTAGCTTCGCCTCTATTATTACTATTTCCTTTAATTTCTGGTTCATATATTTACCTAACTCCATATTTAGCTATATTTAATTTTAAACAAGCTATAGACAAGAATGATACAGAAAAAGCAAGTAAATTTATAGACTATAATTCACTAAGGATAAGTTTAACCAATCAATTAGTCCCAGAACTTCAGAAAAGAACAAATAGTAAATTAGCTGATAGTCCTTTTGCAGATATAAAGATAATGGTACTAAACCCGATTATTAAGAGTGTAGTTGAGTCTACAGTTACAGCAACAATTACTCCTAGGGGGCTTAGCCTATTGCTTAATCAAGGAAAATTAACAAAAACAAAGAGTTCTAATAAATTACACAACAAAAAGAACAATTATGAAAGTAAATTAAATCAAAAAGACAAGGCTGATATTAAACTCTATTACTCTAATATTAATAAATTTGTATTAAGTAGCAAAGTAAAGAATTCTAATCAAGAAATAAAGGCCCATTGGATACGATATAATTTATTTAAATGGAAACTTAATTCAATTGAATTACCAACGAGTTTAACGGTAAATAATCAATAA
- a CDS encoding tRNA (cytidine(34)-2'-O)-methyltransferase, with protein MDKKIINKLSIALYEPRIPQNTGNIGRTCLAFDFDLHLILPLGFEINNKRLKRAGLDYWKYINLELHESFAHYSKFINPSRIIGFSKEGGIPLSKIEFQSNDSLLFGREDLGLPSHVKNKCDFMATIPMPGKSNSKNDNGVRSLNLSVACGIASFCSFNCLNHVEH; from the coding sequence ATGGACAAGAAGATCATAAATAAATTAAGCATTGCTCTTTATGAGCCTAGAATTCCTCAGAACACAGGAAATATAGGCAGAACATGCCTAGCATTTGACTTTGATTTACACTTAATATTACCACTAGGGTTTGAAATAAATAATAAACGACTCAAGAGAGCAGGTTTAGATTACTGGAAGTATATTAACCTAGAATTACATGAATCTTTTGCTCACTATAGTAAATTTATAAATCCTTCAAGGATTATAGGATTTAGCAAAGAAGGGGGTATTCCACTAAGTAAGATAGAGTTTCAGAGTAACGATAGTTTATTATTTGGAAGAGAAGATCTAGGATTACCTTCACATGTGAAGAACAAATGTGATTTTATGGCAACAATACCAATGCCAGGTAAATCAAATTCTAAAAATGATAATGGAGTTAGAAGTTTAAATTTATCTGTAGCATGTGGGATAGCATCCTTCTGCAGCTTTAATTGTCTTAATCATGTAGAACATTAG
- a CDS encoding peroxiredoxin, translating into MTEGCLRVGQMAPNFTAEAVVDQEFKQISLTDYRGKWVVLFFYPLDFTFVCPTEITAFSDRFSDFSSKSTEILGVSVDSKHCHLAWIQTPRNRGGIGDITYPLVSDLKREIATAYNVLNDDGEADRGLFLINPEGIIMHCTINKAPVGRNVDETLRILQGYQYVASNPDKVCPANWNPGDKTMLEDPKGSKEYFASL; encoded by the coding sequence ATGACAGAAGGATGTTTAAGAGTCGGCCAAATGGCACCCAACTTCACTGCAGAAGCTGTTGTAGACCAAGAATTTAAGCAGATTTCACTCACTGATTACAGAGGTAAGTGGGTTGTACTTTTTTTCTATCCCCTTGATTTTACCTTTGTATGTCCGACAGAAATAACCGCTTTTAGCGACCGATTCTCAGATTTTTCCTCAAAAAGCACAGAAATACTTGGTGTGTCAGTTGATAGCAAACATTGTCATCTTGCGTGGATACAAACTCCACGCAACAGGGGTGGAATTGGAGATATAACTTATCCACTTGTTTCTGATCTTAAACGTGAAATAGCTACTGCTTATAATGTGCTTAATGATGATGGCGAGGCCGATAGAGGCCTATTCCTAATAAATCCAGAAGGTATTATTATGCATTGCACTATAAACAAGGCTCCAGTAGGAAGAAATGTAGATGAAACATTGAGAATACTTCAAGGGTATCAATATGTAGCGTCTAATCCTGACAAAGTTTGTCCAGCCAACTGGAATCCTGGAGATAAAACAATGCTTGAGGATCCAAAAGGAAGTAAGGAGTATTTCGCTAGTCTATAA